Proteins encoded together in one Ammospiza nelsoni isolate bAmmNel1 chromosome Z, bAmmNel1.pri, whole genome shotgun sequence window:
- the LYRM7 gene encoding complex III assembly factor LYRM7 isoform X2, with translation MGSRGQVLKLFKLLHRTRQEVFKNDTKALEAARQKINEEFRNNRDETSEEKINELLKIASDVEVILRTSVIQAIHTDSDKIVLIPRKDLLQDNTPYLDKPTKKQES, from the exons ATGGGGAGCCGGGGGCAG GTTTTGAAGCTTTTTAAGTTGTTACACAGAACacggcaagaagtttttaaaaatgataCCAAAGCCCTCGAAG CTGCAAGACAAAAGATAAATGAAGAATTCAGAAATAATCGAGATGAGACATCTGAAGAGAAGATTAATGAG CTTCTTAAAATTGCTTCAGATGTTGAAGTGATTCTCAGAACTTCTGTTATTCAGGCCATTCACACAGATTCTGACAAAATCG TACTCATACCCAGGAAAGATCTGCTACAGGACAACACTCCCTACTTAGataaaccaacaaaaaagcAAGAATCCTGA
- the LYRM7 gene encoding complex III assembly factor LYRM7 isoform X1 gives MFLKQEVSLNTRKNFFTLQVLKLFKLLHRTRQEVFKNDTKALEAARQKINEEFRNNRDETSEEKINELLKIASDVEVILRTSVIQAIHTDSDKIVLIPRKDLLQDNTPYLDKPTKKQES, from the exons ATGTTTCTGAAACAGGAAGTTTCTCTGAACacgaggaagaacttctttactctGCAG GTTTTGAAGCTTTTTAAGTTGTTACACAGAACacggcaagaagtttttaaaaatgataCCAAAGCCCTCGAAG CTGCAAGACAAAAGATAAATGAAGAATTCAGAAATAATCGAGATGAGACATCTGAAGAGAAGATTAATGAG CTTCTTAAAATTGCTTCAGATGTTGAAGTGATTCTCAGAACTTCTGTTATTCAGGCCATTCACACAGATTCTGACAAAATCG TACTCATACCCAGGAAAGATCTGCTACAGGACAACACTCCCTACTTAGataaaccaacaaaaaagcAAGAATCCTGA